From a single Terriglobales bacterium genomic region:
- the mutM gene encoding bifunctional DNA-formamidopyrimidine glycosylase/DNA-(apurinic or apyrimidinic site) lyase has product MPELPEVETIARGLAQRVTGDAIESVWLGEKPEPLKSPARRIVETLRDARIAGVRRVGKHIVFELRRQETSPQSSALGRKQGQRQRREQEPRQRETSHKQFIVHLGMTGKLLVVPAEAEVERHTHAIVRLVSGRELRFVDPRRFGRLAVAERFDGTGVEPLDIGFELFAGLFRGRRTPIKNALLNQKLLRGVGNIYADESLFRAGLRPRRRAARLTRDDLRRLYEALQQVLNEAIAAGGSSISDYVDSEGDPGSFQFEHRVYGREGEPCFVCTTPIKRVVLAGRSAHYCPECQR; this is encoded by the coding sequence ATGCCTGAGCTTCCGGAAGTCGAGACCATTGCGCGCGGGCTGGCGCAGCGCGTGACCGGCGACGCCATCGAATCGGTGTGGCTCGGCGAAAAGCCGGAACCGTTGAAATCACCGGCCCGGCGGATTGTGGAGACGTTGCGCGACGCGCGCATCGCGGGCGTGCGGCGGGTGGGGAAGCACATTGTCTTCGAGCTACGCCGGCAGGAAACCAGCCCTCAGTCGTCAGCCCTCGGTCGCAAGCAAGGGCAACGTCAAAGGCGAGAGCAAGAGCCAAGGCAAAGGGAAACGTCGCATAAGCAGTTCATCGTGCATCTGGGGATGACCGGCAAGCTGCTGGTGGTGCCGGCGGAGGCCGAAGTGGAGCGGCACACGCACGCCATCGTGCGGCTGGTCTCGGGGCGCGAGTTGCGCTTCGTAGATCCGCGGCGGTTCGGGCGGCTGGCGGTGGCGGAACGCTTCGACGGGACGGGCGTCGAGCCGCTGGACATCGGCTTCGAGCTGTTCGCCGGACTGTTCCGCGGGCGGCGCACGCCCATCAAGAACGCGCTCCTGAATCAGAAACTGCTGCGGGGCGTGGGCAACATCTACGCCGACGAGTCGCTGTTCCGCGCCGGGCTGCGCCCGCGGAGGCGGGCGGCGCGGCTCACGCGCGACGACCTGCGGCGGCTGTACGAGGCGCTGCAGCAGGTGCTGAACGAGGCCATTGCAGCCGGGGGCTCGTCCATCTCCGACTACGTGGACTCGGAGGGCGATCCCGGTTCGTTCCAGTTCGAGCACCGCGTCTACGGGCGTGAGGGCGAACCGTGCTTCGTGTGCACGACGCCGATCAAGCGGGTGGTGCTGGCGGGGAGAAGCGCGCATTATTGCCCGGAATGCCAGAGGTGA